One Plasmodium knowlesi strain H genome assembly, chromosome: 10 genomic window carries:
- a CDS encoding subtilisin-like protease 3, putative, translating to MTIRKYHCAFVCLLIFGMVKNMSVEYRRHHMRDVTARRKHRTARNDCGEEGGSLIWFQGRVLRGASTEMLRGEGLETGVHSSSMSSASPSSPPQVDHLLQDDSHNMDEMITKLREKKMIIKFKQEENALQSALVEENTVNLLGSCGRVKKLNHIHLYLYEVFSNINERALKNCLQLLSSEHMLVEEDFQIHPVEGGGCGSGMDDLIPIKEMGGIRGEAPVRNGNSLRRHPGSDGSFQLSNQMAFNNFLKRLQSNRKGTNIIKGYDQTRMKEGTELSEPHEQNDVNVCIVDTGVDYNHRDLHDNVVHVLHGRDVILDQKENDENRSAEKECDRVDGDDGPDGMDNHGHGTFIAGIIAGNSKRENHGIKGICKRAKLTICKALNSKNAGFVSDILKCFNFCASKEAKIINASFASTKNYLSLFEALKTLEEKNILVVSSSGNCCPTSESKNAFPECNLDVKKVYPTAYSKKLRNLITVSNMIQKKNAQVSLSPDSCYSAKYVHLAAPGDNIISTFPKNRYAISSGSSFSAAVVTGLASLVLSINGSLRIEEVIRLLRESIVQTESLRNKVKWGGFLDVHHLVSSTIALSHGRTEIAKE from the coding sequence ATGACCATTAGAAAGTACCACTGCGCTTTCGTTTGCCTCCTCATCTTCGGGATGGTAAAGAATATGTCTGTTGAATACAGAAGACACCACATGCGTGATGTAACGGCGAGAAGAAAACATCGAACTGCTCGTAATGATTGTGGGGAGGAGGGAGGCAGTCTAATTTGGTTCCAAGGTAGGGTTTTGCGTGGGGCGTCTACTGAGATGCTCAGGGGGGAGGGACTTGAAACGGGGGTCCATTCTTCTTCGATGTCTTCCGCGTCGCCGTCTTCCCCCCCACAAGTTGATCACCTTCTCCAAGATGATTCACACAACATGGATGAAATGATAACAAaattgagagaaaaaaaaatgattataaaatttaaacaagaagaaaacgcATTGCAGTCTGCTCTTGTTGAAGAAAACACCGTAAACCTATTAGGATCATGTGGGAGAGTGAAGAAGCTGAATCACATACACCTTTACCTGTATGAGGTTTTCTCAAACATCAACGAGAGAGCGCTAAAGAATTGCTTGCAACTGTTGAGCAGTGAGCATATGTTGGTCGAAGAGGATTTCCAGATACATCCCGTCGAGGGGGGAGGTTGCGGGAGCGGTATGGATGACCTTATCCCTATTAAAGAGATGGGCGGGATTAGGGGGGAGGCTCCCGTTAGAAATGGAAACAGTCTACGTAGACACCCTGGCAGTGATGGCAGCTTTCAACTGAGCAACCAGATGGcgtttaataattttttgaaaagacTCCAAAGTAACCGGAAGGGGACAAATATCATTAAGGGGTACGACCAAACGAGGATGAAGGAAGGCACGGAGTTGTCGGAACCTCATGAACAGAACGATGTAAACGTGTGCATCGTCGATACCGGGGTCGACTACAATCACCGAGATTTGCATGACAACGTTGTACATGTACTTCATGGACGGGATGTGATATTGGACCAGAAGGAAAATGACGAAAATCGGAGCgcagagaaggaatgtgatCGGGTTGATGGAGATGACGGTCCAGATGGAATGGATAACCACGGGCACGGGACATTCATAGCGGGCATAATTGCAGGAAATTCAAAGAGAGAAAACCACGGAATTAAAGGAATTTGTAAGAGAGCTAAACTAACCATATGTAAAGCGCTCAACAGTAAAAACGCAGGTTTCGTTAGTGATATTTTAAAGTGCTTTAATTTCTGTGCATCGAAAGAggcaaaaattattaatgCGAGTTTTGCCAGTACAAAGAATTATTTATCGTTATTTGAAGCTTTGAAGAccttggaggaaaaaaatattttagtCGTTTCATCATCCGGGAATTGTTGTCCTACGTCAGAATCGAAGAACGCATTTCCGGAATGTAATTTAGACGTGAAGAAGGTGTACCCTACCGCTTATTCTAAGAAGCTACGTAACCTTATCACCGTTTCGAATATGattcagaagaaaaatgcgCAAGTTTCCTTATCTCCTGATTCTTGCTATAGCGCCAAATATGTCCATTTGGCTGCACCCGGGGATAACATAATTTCTACCTTCCCAAAGAACAGGTATGCCATCAGTAGCGGTTCCTCTTTCTCTGCCGCTGTCGTTACTGGCTTAGCTTCGCTCGTGCTATCAATCAATGGTAGTTTGAGGATCGAGGAGGTGATTCGCCTTTTGCGTGAGTCCATTGTGCAAACGGAGTCGCTCCGCAATAAGGTGAAGTGGGGGGGGTTCCTGGACGTGCACCACTTGGTTAGCTCGACCATTGCGCTTTCCCACGGGAGGACGGAAATAGCCAAGGAATGA
- a CDS encoding 60S ribosomal protein L4, putative: MATVRPVANVYSTKNKQVVGEVEIPVVFQTPIRNDLIQEVFKNVSKNRRHPYAVKYEAGYETSAESWGTGRAVARIPRVPGGGTHRAGQGAFGNMCRGGGMFNPTKIWRRWGRKVNLKEKRYAVCSSIAASGVTSLVLARGHRISNIKEVPLVVSNDMESISKTKDALKFLITLGLKDEVNRLIKSKKVRAGKGKMRNRKYRMRNGPLIIYNKDSGVKKAFRNIPGVDLCKVTKLNLLKLAPGGSIGRLCIWSESAFKKLDIMYGKIYKKEVTKKNYILPKSIMGNSDIYRIINSEQVQATLLARKRPCKKRVQNKNALTNFAVRCRLNPAYKLLRSLAIRKMKKSLEAKKNKKKELRVNKKIQKKDLQKVNHAYYTSIANSLKRKKKKEEKKAKSKKDADKALLPTAGDE; encoded by the coding sequence ATGGCGACAGTGAGGCCTGTAGCAAACGTGTACAGCACGAAGAACAAGCAGGTGGTTGGAGAAGTGGAAATCCCGGTGGTCTTCCAAACTCCCATAAGGAATGATCTTATACAAGaggtttttaaaaatgtatcgAAGAACAGAAGACACCCATACGCAGTGAAGTATGAGGCCGGGTATGAAACATCAGCTGAATCATGGGGAACAGGAAGAGCAGTGGCAAGAATCCCAAGGGTACCAGGAGGAGGAACCCATAGAGCAGGACAAGGAGCCTTTGGAAATATGTGTAGAGGTGGAGGAATGTTTAACCCAACAAAGATATGGAGAAGATGGGGGAGGAAAGTAAACCTCAAGGAAAAGCGTTATGCAGTTTGTTCATCCATTGCAGCTAGTGGTGTGACATCATTAGTACTAGCTAGAGGACACCGAATTTCTAACATAAAGGAAGTGCCACTGGTAGTTAGCAATGACATGGAATCAATTAGCAAAACGAAAGATGCCTTAAAATTCTTAATAACTTTAGGATTGAAAGATGAGGTAAACAGATTAATTAAATCCAAGAAAGTTAGAgctggaaaaggaaaaatgagaaacaGGAAATATCGAATGAGGAACGGTCCTCTCATAATATACAACAAAGATTCAGGTGTGAAAAAAGCATTTAGGAATATCCCTGGAGTTGATTTATGTAAGGTTACGAAACTGAACCTACTTAAGTTAGCACCAGGTGGGTCCATTGGAAGACTGTGCATTTGGAGTGAGAGTGCATTCAAAAAATTGGACATTATGTATGGAAAGATTTACAAGAAAGAagttacgaaaaaaaattatatcctACCAAAGTCCATTATGGGAAATTCTGATATCTACAGAATCATTAACAGCGAACAGGTTCAGGCAACTCTGCTAGCTAGAAAGAGACCCTGCAAGAAGAGAGTACAGAACAAAAACGCTCTCACGAACTTTGCTGTGAGATGTAGACTGAACCCAGCGTACAAACTACTTAGATCCCTTGCCATcaggaaaatgaagaagagccTTGAGGcgaagaagaacaagaaaaaggaactcAGGGTTAACAAGAAAATCCAGAAGAAGGACCTACAGAAAGTTAACCACGCCTACTACACGAGCATTGCCAATTCGTTGAAAcgcaagaagaagaaggaggagaagaaggctAAGTCGAAGAAAGACGCCGACAAAGCTCTCCTCCCCACCGCAGGGGATGAGTAA